Part of the Neisseria brasiliensis genome is shown below.
AAAAATGAAACCAACATTTGCATTGGTGGGACGGCCGAATGTCGGCAAATCCACCTTATTCAACCGACTAACGCGCACTAAAGATGCGTTGGTACACGACTTGCCCGGCTTAACGCGCGACCGCCATTACGGTCACGGCAAAGTCGGCAGCAAGCCTTATTTGGTGATTGATACCGGCGGTTTCGAGCCGGTGGTCGATAGCGGCATCCTGCATGAAATGGCACGCCAAACCCTGCAAGCGGTGGATGAAGCCGATGCAGTGGTATTTCTGGTCGATGCCCGTACCGGCTTAACGCCGCAAGACAAAATCATTGCCGACCGTTTACGCCAAAGCCCGCGTCCGGTGTATTTGGCCGTGAACAAGGGTGAGGGTGGCAATCAGGCAGTATTGTCTGCCGAATTTTTTGAGCTGGCCTTGGGCGAGCCGTATGTGATTTCCGGTGCGCATGGCGATGGCGTGTATTACCTGATGGAAGATATTCTGGCCGAGTTCCCAGAGCCGGAAGAAGAGGAAGAAACCGCTAAGCATCCGGTTTTTGCCGTGATTGGCCGCCCGAATGTCGGCAAATCGACTTTGGTGAATGCCATTTTGGGCGAAGAGCGCGTGATTGCGTTTGACATGGCCGGGACTACGCGCGACAGTATCCACATCGATTTCGAGCGTGAAGGCAAACCGTTTACCATCATCGATACCGCCGGTGTGCGCCGTCGCGGCAAAGTAGATGAAGCGGTGGAAAAATTCTCGGTAATCAAAGCCATGCAGGCGATTGAAGCGGCTAATGTGGCGGTATTGGTATTGGACGCGCAGCAAGACATCGCCGACCAAGATGCCACGATTGCCGGCTTCGCTTTGGAAGCAGGGCGTGCTTTGGTCGTGGCGGTCAATAAATGGGACGGCATCAGCGAAGAGCGCCGTGAGCAAGTGAAGCGCGACATCAACCGCAAATTGTATTTCTTGGATTTCGCCAAATTCCATTTTATTTCCGCTTTGAAAGAACGCGGCATTGACGGTTTGTTCGACAGCATTCAGGCGGCCTATGACGCAGCCATGATTAAAATGCCGACGCCGAAAATTACCCGCGTGCTTCAGACGGCCATTGAGCGCCAGCAACCACCGCGTTCAGGCTTGACCCGTCCGAAAATGCGTTATGCCCACCAAGGCGGTATGAATCCGCCGGTGATTGTGGTGCACGGCAATTCGCTGCACGCGATTTCCGACAGCTACACGCGCTATCTGACGCAAACTTTCCGCAAAGCCTTCAATCTTCAAGGCACGCCGTTGCGCATTCAATATAATGTTTCGGAAAACCCTTACGAAGAAAAAGAAGACAAGCCGAAGAAAAAACCGTTGCGCCGCGCGGCTTACAGTAATCGCATTGCCAAACGTGAAGAGCGCAAAGATGAAAAAGTGCGCAACAGCGGCAGTAAAGCGAAGAAACGCCAAGTCAGCGTGAAAAAACAGCACAGCAAATAAAGCCAAACCGGAAAGCGATAGTCAAATTCGTTTTCCGGTTTTTTTTGATATGCGTTGAGTAAGTCAGTCGTGAAACATGCCGGATAGGAAATAAAACTGAAAAAGAAGAAAGAGATAAGCGTAAATAGAGTAAATATCTAAACAAATCAGCGCCGAATATCAGCTAAATCAAGCGGGGGCAATAACTAAACCATGTTAAAAAGTTTGCATATTCTTACCCAAAATTGTTGGTAAAAATCGACATTCAAGGCTACAATCACCCATAAAGCTATTCACGGCTTTCCTTAAAATCATAATAACGGAGTAAAGAATATGACAGCTAAAGGACAAATGTTACAAGATCCTTTTTTGAATGCGTTGCGTAAAGAGCACGTACCGGTTTCGATTTACTTGGTTAACGGCATTAAGCTGCAAGGCCAAGTTGAATCATTCGACCAATACGTTGTTCTGCTGCGTAATACTTCAGTGACCCAGATGGTTTACAAACATGCTATTTCAACCATCGTTCCGGCTCGTGCGGTAAGTTTGCAGCACGAAAACAAACCGGCTGCCCAAGCACAAGCAGCTGCGCCGGTGCAAGTGGAAACACAGTCAGCAGAATAATGCAGGTCATTATTTTTAATACCTTACCGGTAACGGTAAGGTATTTTTATTTTTAGACGGCCTTTTAAGTCATACCAAGAGAATGTGATGTCAATTCAGAATATTCTTCCTTTTACCCATCAACTATTAACTCAACATTTAAACAATGGCGACACGGCCTTAGACGGCACGGCTGGTAACGGTCACGATACGGTTTTTTTGGCCGAAGCCGTAGGTTATCGCGGCAAAGTGTGGGCGTTTGACGTGCAACAGCAAGCCATTGAGCAGACCAAAGCCAGATTGATGGCGGAAAACCTGCTGAGCCGCGTGAATTTGGTTCACGACAGTCATCAATATATTGAACGTCATATCCGACAAGGCTTGGATGCGGCAGTGTTTAATTTTGGCTGGCTTCCGGGGGGCGATAAAAACATCACCACATCAGCCGACAGCAGCCTTGCGGCGCTCAACAGCACGTTATCACTATTAAATCCCAATGGCATTGTGGTAACAGTGTTATACCCCGGCCATGATTCGGGGTGTGTGGAAGCAGCAGCCATTGAAGCATGGGCGCAATCTTTGCCACAGCAAGAATTTGCTGTGTTGAAATACCATTTTATCAACCGTCAAAACCATCCGCCTTATGTGTTGGCGATACAAAAGTTACGTCAGAAATGAATGTTTAGGGTAAAATAGCGGCATTCTTAAACCAACCACCATCACTACCATGCAATATTTAATTGTCAAACACAGCCACATGCTTTTTGTGGCGATTACGATTTTATTGTTTAACCTGCGTTTTTTCTTGTTGTGGAAAAACCCGCAAAAACCTTTGGGTGGCCTGCTGAAAGCCTTGCCACACTTAAACGACACCATGTTGTTGTTTACCGGCTTGTGGCTGATGAAATTGACCCATTTCACCCCGTTTAATGCGCCTTGGTTGGCAGTGAAAATCGTTTTATTGTTGGTATATATTGGTTTTGGCGTGGCGATGATGCGTTCTGCACCGCGTTCAAACAAATTCTATGTGACTTATTTGTGCGCCATGGCGTGTGTGGCGACGATTGTGTACATGGCTTTATTCAAACCTTATTTCTAAGGCCGTCTGAACCATGTTAAACCGAAAATCTGCCATTATTGCGCTGGGCAGCAATCTACAGAACCCAGCCCAGCAAATCCGTGCGGCATTGGCAGCGGTTGCCGCCCATCCACAAATTAAGCTTGAACACACGTCGTCACTCTACATCACCGCGCCCGTTGGTTATGATGACCAGCCGGA
Proteins encoded:
- the der gene encoding ribosome biogenesis GTPase Der; the encoded protein is MKPTFALVGRPNVGKSTLFNRLTRTKDALVHDLPGLTRDRHYGHGKVGSKPYLVIDTGGFEPVVDSGILHEMARQTLQAVDEADAVVFLVDARTGLTPQDKIIADRLRQSPRPVYLAVNKGEGGNQAVLSAEFFELALGEPYVISGAHGDGVYYLMEDILAEFPEPEEEEETAKHPVFAVIGRPNVGKSTLVNAILGEERVIAFDMAGTTRDSIHIDFEREGKPFTIIDTAGVRRRGKVDEAVEKFSVIKAMQAIEAANVAVLVLDAQQDIADQDATIAGFALEAGRALVVAVNKWDGISEERREQVKRDINRKLYFLDFAKFHFISALKERGIDGLFDSIQAAYDAAMIKMPTPKITRVLQTAIERQQPPRSGLTRPKMRYAHQGGMNPPVIVVHGNSLHAISDSYTRYLTQTFRKAFNLQGTPLRIQYNVSENPYEEKEDKPKKKPLRRAAYSNRIAKREERKDEKVRNSGSKAKKRQVSVKKQHSK
- the hfq gene encoding RNA chaperone Hfq, which encodes MTAKGQMLQDPFLNALRKEHVPVSIYLVNGIKLQGQVESFDQYVVLLRNTSVTQMVYKHAISTIVPARAVSLQHENKPAAQAQAAAPVQVETQSAE
- a CDS encoding class I SAM-dependent methyltransferase; amino-acid sequence: MSIQNILPFTHQLLTQHLNNGDTALDGTAGNGHDTVFLAEAVGYRGKVWAFDVQQQAIEQTKARLMAENLLSRVNLVHDSHQYIERHIRQGLDAAVFNFGWLPGGDKNITTSADSSLAALNSTLSLLNPNGIVVTVLYPGHDSGCVEAAAIEAWAQSLPQQEFAVLKYHFINRQNHPPYVLAIQKLRQK
- a CDS encoding SirB2 family protein, giving the protein MQYLIVKHSHMLFVAITILLFNLRFFLLWKNPQKPLGGLLKALPHLNDTMLLFTGLWLMKLTHFTPFNAPWLAVKIVLLLVYIGFGVAMMRSAPRSNKFYVTYLCAMACVATIVYMALFKPYF